A stretch of the Haladaptatus sp. R4 genome encodes the following:
- a CDS encoding VirB4 family type IV secretion system protein codes for MSFLAQVREGLLAPLADDENDSDGLAHDRVQELLAPQTFDARDGYVRTGQQYCRTYWIADWPVEPREKFLEEIYTMRGVDVDVCLDVRARDKRATELELKDTIGEIDANIDERKDVSDVSAILVEDDLDPYVKMYKLLHHTQAQPWDLSGYVTVRAGTRQALDEAEERIEEGLANEDELTLDIAKHRALESACEKVRGTLESAPAHLTVLSPEQRQAELFESCSPNGRDAFADVSTRERYSLTLSGTIAAAFPPVSAYIDQENGVEQGRNVQNGSEIIKNQFSVAPGHRLTIGSSGSGKSYHVGKQATQWYLAGEDRTLILCDTMGEFGGLVELMNGQHITVDGSQTINPLHIEETPEDVLRVSGNLDPYDMKFTEARNFILDMIGDANGDFTPLVSDALNATYERAGILKNDVSTHKPENSPTMANFRKIVNDMGGNPGDYVDSELEKAQIKENAGPLLRRLSGFKDGGEHDALVGKSEAHIRPGQVSYLDLQQIQGLGAAADKATMLQLMLGQVYQAVKRAPGETLFVVDEAHYLFQSREILAWLQQSARHWRHFNAGLWFLSHRPGDFASADDTDMQEYKRAILGQIPTTEFFYTDKLEEQDAKERFGMNDEQLQFITQHAKRGEQGLGYTDYLVDYADVQGWMHAQVRASPFEDTVYSYKASEHGPFQEYIADKWGEL; via the coding sequence GTGTCCTTCCTTGCACAGGTCCGCGAAGGCTTGCTCGCCCCGCTCGCTGATGACGAAAACGACAGTGATGGCCTAGCCCACGATCGGGTACAGGAACTCCTGGCCCCGCAAACGTTCGACGCTCGCGATGGCTACGTTCGCACTGGCCAGCAGTACTGTCGGACCTACTGGATCGCCGATTGGCCGGTCGAACCCCGTGAGAAATTTCTTGAGGAGATCTACACCATGCGAGGGGTCGACGTCGATGTGTGCTTAGACGTCCGGGCACGGGACAAGCGAGCAACGGAACTCGAATTGAAAGACACAATCGGGGAGATTGACGCGAACATCGACGAGCGCAAAGACGTAAGCGACGTTTCCGCGATTCTCGTCGAGGACGACCTCGACCCGTACGTGAAGATGTACAAGCTTCTCCACCACACTCAGGCTCAACCGTGGGATTTGAGCGGCTACGTTACAGTTCGAGCTGGTACCCGGCAGGCGCTGGATGAAGCCGAAGAGCGAATCGAGGAAGGGCTGGCGAACGAAGACGAACTCACGCTGGATATCGCGAAGCACCGAGCACTCGAAAGCGCTTGCGAGAAAGTAAGAGGAACGCTCGAAAGCGCGCCAGCTCACCTAACGGTTCTTTCACCGGAACAGCGCCAGGCCGAGCTGTTCGAATCCTGCTCACCAAACGGCCGAGACGCGTTCGCCGATGTCTCTACACGCGAGCGCTACTCACTCACGTTGTCGGGAACAATCGCCGCAGCGTTCCCGCCGGTGTCCGCGTACATCGACCAGGAGAACGGTGTCGAGCAGGGCCGAAACGTGCAGAACGGCAGCGAGATCATCAAGAATCAGTTCTCTGTCGCACCCGGTCATCGGCTTACCATCGGGAGTTCCGGCTCGGGAAAATCGTACCACGTCGGTAAGCAAGCGACTCAGTGGTATCTGGCTGGTGAGGATCGCACACTGATTCTCTGCGATACGATGGGCGAGTTCGGTGGTCTCGTCGAACTCATGAACGGTCAGCATATCACGGTGGACGGGTCACAGACAATCAACCCGCTCCATATCGAGGAAACGCCAGAGGATGTGCTTCGAGTGTCGGGGAATCTGGATCCGTACGACATGAAGTTCACCGAAGCCCGCAACTTCATTCTCGATATGATCGGCGACGCCAACGGCGACTTTACTCCGCTCGTTTCCGATGCGCTGAATGCCACGTACGAACGGGCAGGAATTCTGAAAAACGACGTCAGTACGCACAAACCGGAGAACAGCCCGACGATGGCCAACTTCCGTAAAATCGTCAATGATATGGGTGGGAATCCGGGTGACTACGTCGATTCAGAACTCGAGAAGGCTCAGATCAAAGAGAACGCCGGACCACTACTCCGGCGGCTCAGTGGGTTCAAAGACGGCGGTGAACACGATGCCCTCGTCGGGAAGTCAGAAGCCCATATTCGCCCGGGCCAGGTGTCGTATCTCGACCTTCAGCAGATTCAGGGACTCGGGGCAGCGGCAGACAAAGCGACGATGCTCCAGTTGATGCTCGGCCAAGTCTATCAGGCAGTCAAACGAGCGCCCGGCGAGACACTCTTTGTCGTCGACGAAGCACACTATCTCTTCCAATCGAGGGAGATTCTGGCGTGGCTTCAACAGTCGGCCCGCCACTGGCGGCACTTTAACGCCGGACTGTGGTTCCTCTCACACCGACCGGGTGACTTCGCGAGTGCTGACGACACGGATATGCAGGAATACAAACGCGCGATCTTGGGGCAGATTCCGACGACAGAGTTCTTCTACACGGACAAACTGGAAGAGCAAGACGCAAAGGAGCGGTTCGGGATGAACGACGAACAACTTCAGTTCATCACTCAGCATGCCAAACGCGGTGAACAGGGACTCGGGTATACCGACTATCTCGTCGATTATGCGGACGTCCAAGGATGGATGCACGCCCAAGTTCGGGCGTCGCCATTTGAGGATACTGTCTATAGCTACAAAGCCAGCGAGCATGGTCCCTTCCAGGAGTACATCGCCGACAAATGGGGTGAGCTCTAA